The proteins below are encoded in one region of Misgurnus anguillicaudatus chromosome 24, ASM2758022v2, whole genome shotgun sequence:
- the LOC129437422 gene encoding olfactory receptor 52K1-like, with protein MKDLPVQNITYTDFKLNGFYSLGEWRPFLFIPFFLMFVLSTSANSILIYLIISQRSLHLPMYVLIGFMCLSNLITPISFVPSMLLSFLFNWSGISLTGCVIQMFCIYFTGSFNSTLLFWMSVDRYFAICKPLYYHKYMEISNFIKFVIPPVMRNALLVIIMVSLAGKLSYCTNIIDHSFCEHMPLVQLACGDISLNNFVGLLNAFVIPVTDFILITVSYIVIFTSVFKSGKAHSKAINTCITHFFVMIVSLICALIAFLIYRIRNNISSSSRIFVSILYLLGPSCLNPLIYGWRTNEIRQTFLKLINVKVLPFLEK; from the coding sequence ATGAAGGACCTTCCTGTACAAAATATTACATATACAGACTTTAAACTGAATGGTTTCTATAGTTTAGGAGAATGGAGGCCTTTTTTATTCATCCCTTTCTTTCTGATGTTTGTATTGTCTACATCAGCTAATTCTATTCTCATATATTTAATCATATCTCAGAGGTCTCTGCATTTACCTATGTATGTACTTATAGGTTTTATGTGTCTTTCAAACTTAATAACGCCTATATCGTTTGTACCCAGCATGCTTctaagttttttatttaattggaGTGGGATATCCTTAACTGGTTGTGTGATTcaaatgttttgtatttattttactgGTTCATTTAATTCTACTTTGCTATTTTGGATGTCAGTAGACCGTTACTTTGCAATATGCAAACCTCTTTATTATCATAAGTACATGGAAATAAGCAATTTTATTAAGTTTGTTATTCCACCAGTAATGAGAAATGCACTACTGGTGATTATAATGGTCTCTCTGGCTGGAAAACTGTCATATTGTACAAATATAATCGATCACTCTTTCTGTGAACACATGCCATTGGTTCAGCTGGCATGTGGTGATATATCCCTTAATAATTTTGTAGGTCTTTTGAATGCTTTTGTTATACCAGTTACGGATTTTATTCTTATTACTGTTTCTTATATTGTGATTTTTACATCTGTGTTTAAATCTGGTAAGGCCCATTCCAAGGCCATTAACACCTGCATAACTCACTTCTTTGTTATGATAGTTAGTTTGATATGTGctttgattgcatttttgatATACAGAATAAGGAATAACATTTCTTCCAGCAGCCGTATATTTGTAAGCATCTTATACTTGCTTGGTCCAAGCTGTTTAAACCCACTAATATATGGATGGAGAACAAATGAAATAagacaaacatttcttaaacttataaatgtaaaagtttTGCCTTTTTTAGAGAAATAA